GCCAATCGGCGTGTCATCGCTTCCTAAAAGCACATCAGCGGGCGTTACACCACCCGCAACTCCCATCAGTTGCTAGGGGCCTGCTTCAGAATGCAAGCTTGTATTATTCCGTAGATCGAACAGCGCGTAGCGGTGAACGAGCACTGCGTCGGGGGGAAGGCCGCTATGCTCCCGGGACGGCAGTATGACGTTCCGCAACAGGTCCAGCTGGTGGCACTGCGTCTTGCGACGGATGTGCTTTTTTGCGGGTCGTCCATTTACGGTTCAATTTTTCCCTAACTGGATTCTCGAACGCATAAAACGATATTGCCCCTGATGCGATCGCTAAAGTGCATCCGATCAATTTGGGCAGTTCATCGCTAACAACCGCAACAAAGAAGGGTTGTTGCCAGAGATAGAGTGAGAACGAGCACTTACCGAACCATCCGAGAACTGGATTCGATAGAGCGGTCTTCATCATTCCCGGTATTTTATCTAAATAGTTGATCGCAAGCGCAAGGCACAGGGGTGCGATAATATGCTGACCGCCGCGGTGCTTATAGGTCGAAATGCAAGCCATCGCGATCACTACCCAAAGTACCGGCAAAAGGCGGGAAACTGACTCTAATATAGGGTGCTCGACGGCGTTTCTCACCGTTCGAATAGCCGCGGCGGCGATCAGCGCAAGGGCGGCGCATTCTGATCGGATAAACCATGGCGCAGCGCCAGACGGGGGGTGGGCGGCGTAACAGATACAGAACCAAATCGAAAGCAACACGCTCCCGCTCAGGAAGATGCATGCCAAAGACGCGCCCCTAGCCCGACGAGTAAGCATCGAACCGATTGCCAAGAAAATGTAGCTATGTTCCTCCACATTGAGTGACCAAATATGTCCGATTGGCCAAAAAGTCGACCAAATGCTTAGCTCCGTCGGTAAGTATGTGCGCAAGAACGAAAATGTCGCAAACAGCTCCATACTTGGTGGGACATATCTGGTCGTTTGAAACTTCGTTGCATACACGTACATTATGATCACAAACAGTATGAAGGTCGGCACCACTCGTGATAGTCGACGCGCAAAAAAATCTCGCATTTCCACTTTTTTTATAAATAAAAGGTTGGCCATTAGAAAGCCAGAAAGAGCAAAAAACAGTTGCACGCCGAATTCCCCGGCCCAATCCAGTGCCGGGCGATAAGTAAAATGACCAATAAACACGCATAAAATCGCTAAACCACGCCAGCCATCGAGATAGCGAACATTGGGGGTCATACCATTACTCATCTTGTCCTCGCAAATTGAACGGTCCGTCGGCCGGCACCTATGCCAAACGGTAACATCTATGTCCGCTATCTGTAAAGTTAATCGGGCACTGTGTCAAATTGAGAGATTTTTACATTTGTCAACTAATGATACGTGGAGTATGGTTCGGTTTCGGCACCTCCCAGGCGATCGCGGCCTACCGGATGTCTTGACACGCAATTTTGAGCCGTTCGCCAAATTGAGCGTGTCGCGCAAGAAGAAAGCAGCGCAGGTCCGAGCCCACATCAGCGCCGCTTATCTCACCCGATCGGGCCGTCCGCCTGGCGTGTTTGCGTTCGACTAATTCAACCACTGAGGTCCCCCACACAGCCGCCCCCCCGCATCGCCATTGCCTGTGCTCCGCTTAACCTTTTTGTAGGAAACGACCAACTGGTATGATAGGATTAACGCTTTCCGGCGAGCACTTCGCCACTAACCATTTCCGAGGCGTTGAATTGTCGGCCCAAGGCATCCCCGTAGAATCAGGCTCCACAATTCTCCCCTGCGGACGTGATGCCAAAGTCATCCCCGTCATCTCGGTCATCATCCCGACGCGCAATCGTCCAGAATTGCTTGGCAGGGCCTTGGCGAGCATGCGCTCGCAGTCCTTCGCGGAGTTCGAAGTTCTGGTGATCGACGACTGTTCTAGCGCTGAAAGCAAGGCCGCTTACTCCGCCATCTGGCAGCACCTCGACGATCGCTTCGTCCTGCTTTTTTTGGGCGACGCCAGCAGCACAGGCGTCGGGCCGTCGGAGGCCCGCAATGCCGGCATTGCCGCGGCCCGTGCGCCTGTGCTGGCGTTTTGTGACGACGATGACTACTGGACCGATGACACTCACCTAGCAATGATGGCCGAGGTGTTTTCGACGTTGCCGGACCGAAGCATGTATATCGCCAACCAGACTGCGGTAAGTTTGGACGGTACTATTATCAAGCACTGCTGGCTGCCAGATCTGGAACGCGCCGTGCACGGCCGCCAGCGCAGCCATCCGCATGGCTATCAGGTCAGCTGCGACGAACTAGCCGAATGCGGCGGATTTGCACAGCTTAATATCCTCGCCGTCAACAAGGCGCTGGTCGACAGCCAAGGCGGTTTCTGGACACGTACATCGTACGAAGAAGACCGCGATTTCTTCTGGCGCGCAGCCGACGGTGCGGCGGCGATATTTTTCAATCCCCAGATTATTGGCCAGCATAATGTGCCGGACCGAACTAAGAAAAATAATCTGTCTAGCAGCTTCTCACAAGTAGAGCGCTGGATGCTGTCAGCACTAGTCTCGCAGCACATCGGCATCAGCGTGCGCAATCGAGCAATTCAGAAATTGTCCATTAATTACGAAGGGGATATTTTCCGCCATCTGTCCATGCATTTTGTCCAACACAAACGACTGGATCTCGGTTTCCAGTACGCGCGCCGGGCGCTGGCGGCGCGCACTTCATGGAAATGGTCGGCATACACTATCTTGCTGGCGTGCCGAAGTGTCATGCGGAAACGGGCCCAATGAAGTCAACGCAAAAAGTACTGGTCATTGGCGACGACAGCCGCAGCTTCTTGTCGACCGTGCGCTCGCTCGGTCGAAAAGGCATCGAGGTACATGCCGCCCCGTTCGATTTTGGCTCGGCGGCGCTGCTGTCGCGCTACATTCGCAAAGTCCATTTCGTACCGTATTATCTCGATGGCGGGGCAGAATGGCTTGCCACTGTCAGCCAATTGCTGCGAGACGAGCAATATGAACTGGTCATTCCGTGCGACGAGCGGGCACTGTTGCCGCTTTGCCTGCATCGGGAGGAGTTAGGCGAATTAGCGCGTCTAGCTATTCCGAGCCCGACCGCGCTCGAAATGTTCTTTGATAAGATCAAGACACGCGAACTCGCCCAGTCTTTAGGGGTGCCAGTTGCGGCGGGTCGACTGCTGAACGCCGACGAGTTAGCGCCAAGCGTTATCGCGGATATTGGTCTGCCCGTGGTGGTCAAGCAGCCGAAGTCGTATCAGTTGCCAGACCTGTACATTCGCTCGAGCACCAGCATTGTACGCGACGAGCCAGCGCTAACCGCCTGCCTGCGTAAACATACGAACTCGGCGGAGCCGATTTTGCTGGAGCAAATGTTCGAAGGTTGCGGCGTCGGCGTTTCGGTGTTGTGCTCCGATGGCGTCATCCTCCAGGCATTCGAACATCACCGCGCACACGAGTTGGATGGAAGCAGCTACTATCGTAAGAGCGCGCCGCTCGATGCCGACCGACTCGCGGCCGTCGCCCGGATGACAACGGCAATTCGCTACACCGGTTTGGCAATGTTCGAATTCAAGGTCAACGTCAACAGTCGCAGCTGGATACTGATCGAGGTGAATGCTCGCCCATGGGGCTCGTTGCCGTTGCCAGTGTCAATCGGCATCGACTTTCCATACCGTTTATTCCAACTGCTTTCCGAGCATAAAGAGTCCCCCGCCCTCAATTATCCTATCGACCGTTACGGCCGCAATCTGATGCTCGACTTTTGGCAAGCGCGGCTGCAAGCAGAACTGTTTCGCGGCCGACCGACACAGGCATTGGCTCACTGGGGCAGCTGGCTTTGGGGATTTCGCCGCCTGCTCACCGGCCGCGAACGGCACGACTCATGTGTGCTCGACGATTATCGCCCGGGTGTGAAGGAAGTGTGCGACCTATTCGCTGGCCGCGCCAAGTCGCTTCGCATGCGCGTCACCGGCAAGCGCGCACCCACCGGTACGCTGGCGCAAAGGCTGCGCGCATTGGCGGCATCGCCGCAGGCATCGATCACCATACTGTTTGTTTGTCAAGGCAACATCAATCGTAGCAGTTACGCGGAAATTAGGGCGCGACAGTTATTTGCGGACAATGCCGGACGATTCACATTCACCTCCGCCGGAATGCTGCCGCGCAACCGAAGACCGTCATCGCCGGAGGCCGTGAAGATCGCCGCCAAACATGGCGTCGACATGGTGCGGCACCAGTCGCGCCATGCGACTAGGGCCTCGCTCGACCAAGCTGATCTGGTCATTGCCTTTGATGAGACTAACCTGCGCTACATAACCGCGCGCTACCCCGATTTGGCCACGCAAATTTGCCTGTTGTCTGAACTCGATCCGCGCCAGGGTGCGGCGACTGTGATCGCCGATCCAGA
This window of the Massilia sp. R2A-15 genome carries:
- a CDS encoding acyltransferase, whose protein sequence is MTPNVRYLDGWRGLAILCVFIGHFTYRPALDWAGEFGVQLFFALSGFLMANLLFIKKVEMRDFFARRLSRVVPTFILFVIIMYVYATKFQTTRYVPPSMELFATFSFLRTYLPTELSIWSTFWPIGHIWSLNVEEHSYIFLAIGSMLTRRARGASLACIFLSGSVLLSIWFCICYAAHPPSGAAPWFIRSECAALALIAAAAIRTVRNAVEHPILESVSRLLPVLWVVIAMACISTYKHRGGQHIIAPLCLALAINYLDKIPGMMKTALSNPVLGWFGKCSFSLYLWQQPFFVAVVSDELPKLIGCTLAIASGAISFYAFENPVREKLNRKWTTRKKAHPSQDAVPPAGPVAERHTAVPGA
- a CDS encoding glycosyltransferase family A protein; its protein translation is MIGLTLSGEHFATNHFRGVELSAQGIPVESGSTILPCGRDAKVIPVISVIIPTRNRPELLGRALASMRSQSFAEFEVLVIDDCSSAESKAAYSAIWQHLDDRFVLLFLGDASSTGVGPSEARNAGIAAARAPVLAFCDDDDYWTDDTHLAMMAEVFSTLPDRSMYIANQTAVSLDGTIIKHCWLPDLERAVHGRQRSHPHGYQVSCDELAECGGFAQLNILAVNKALVDSQGGFWTRTSYEEDRDFFWRAADGAAAIFFNPQIIGQHNVPDRTKKNNLSSSFSQVERWMLSALVSQHIGISVRNRAIQKLSINYEGDIFRHLSMHFVQHKRLDLGFQYARRALAARTSWKWSAYTILLACRSVMRKRAQ